The Methylobacterium currus genome contains a region encoding:
- a CDS encoding dienelactone hydrolase family protein translates to MDQTSLPTPSEATIAVPGAILAACLGRPALARGVVVFAHGSGSSRFSPRNRGVARRLEAAGFATVLADLLTPEEERADRVTGHLRFDIGFLAARLAAITDWTAKEPGLGDLPCGCFGASTGAGAALVAAAERPERIRAVVSRGGRPDLAGAALPRVVAPTLLIVGGRDVEVLALNRAAQGRMTCPTQLSIVPGATHLFEEPGALDEVARLACDWFARFLPAGRHGDRASP, encoded by the coding sequence ATGGACCAGACCTCCCTTCCCACCCCGAGCGAGGCGACGATCGCCGTTCCTGGCGCGATCCTCGCCGCCTGCCTCGGCCGGCCCGCCCTCGCGCGCGGCGTGGTCGTCTTCGCGCACGGATCGGGCAGCAGCCGCTTCAGCCCGCGCAACCGGGGCGTCGCGCGACGGCTCGAAGCGGCCGGGTTCGCGACCGTGCTCGCGGACCTCCTGACGCCCGAGGAGGAGCGCGCCGACCGCGTCACGGGACATCTGCGCTTCGACATCGGCTTCCTGGCCGCGCGGCTCGCCGCGATCACCGACTGGACCGCCAAGGAGCCGGGCCTCGGCGACCTGCCCTGCGGATGCTTCGGCGCGAGCACGGGGGCGGGGGCGGCCCTCGTCGCGGCGGCGGAGCGCCCGGAGCGCATCCGGGCCGTCGTGTCGCGCGGCGGGCGGCCCGACCTCGCGGGCGCCGCGCTTCCGCGCGTCGTCGCGCCGACCCTCCTGATCGTCGGCGGGCGGGATGTCGAGGTGCTGGCGCTGAACCGGGCGGCGCAGGGCCGGATGACGTGCCCGACCCAGCTCTCGATCGTGCCCGGCGCGACGCACCTGTTCGAGGAGCCGGGCGCCCTCGACGAGGTGGCGCGGCTCGCCTGCGACTGGTTCGCGCGCTTCCTGCCGGCGGGCCGGCACGGGGATCGGGCCTCGCCATGA
- a CDS encoding SPW repeat protein, giving the protein MHRSHIEPPWPPRTDEILLAALQHAAGTALLVAAWVLIVAGHARAAASALPPGLMVLVLSGIDPARIRPAIERAVVILGGGTVLAPWLFGFAANDAATWAHVVLGAVAAGSAATRLRLARAS; this is encoded by the coding sequence ATGCACCGATCCCACATCGAGCCCCCCTGGCCTCCCCGGACGGACGAGATCCTGCTCGCCGCCCTGCAGCACGCGGCCGGCACCGCGCTGCTCGTCGCCGCGTGGGTGCTGATCGTCGCCGGCCATGCCCGGGCGGCGGCATCCGCGCTGCCGCCGGGCCTGATGGTCCTCGTGCTCTCGGGCATCGATCCGGCCCGCATCCGCCCGGCGATCGAGCGGGCGGTCGTCATCCTCGGGGGCGGGACGGTCCTCGCGCCCTGGCTGTTCGGCTTCGCGGCGAACGACGCCGCCACCTGGGCGCATGTCGTTCTCGGGGCGGTGGCCGCGGGGTCCGCCGCGACGCGTCTCCGACTCGCGAGGGCATCATGA